The segment GACCGCCATGGCGCGGCCTGCTGCGCCACGCCCGAGAACGCCGCGCGGGCCCTGGCCGCCCTCTCGGCCGGGGGCGAGCGCTGGAAGACGCTCAACTTCGAGGCCTTCCGCGAGCAGCTGCGCTACAGCCGCGGCTTCTGGATGTCCTTCCACGAGCTGAACACCGGCTATCCCTGGCTCACCAAGCGCGTGGCGCGCGTGCTGGCGCCCGAGGCGGCGCTGCCGGGGCGCAACGGTCTGGCCTATGTCTTCTCGGCCTTTGTGCCCTTCGCGGGCCGCCTGGGCGGCGGCTTCGGCCTGCTGATCCTGGTCTATGTGCTGGGCGGGCTGGCGGCCGTGGCCATACCGACCTACAAGGACTACCAGACCAAGGCCCAGCTGAGCCAGGCCATGACGGGCTCGCAACCGGTGCGCGAGGCCCTGGCGGCCTTCTACGCCGAGCACGAGACCACGCCCGACACCCTGGCCGATGTGCAGCAGCCCGAGCGCCTGGCCGATGGCAGCAGCCTGAGCCTGAACAGCGAGAACATGGTGCTGACCGTAGGCACGGCCCGGGGCGAGCTGATCTTCACGCCCAAGCTCAATGCCCAGGGCCAGCTCTTCTGGCTCTGCGAGGGCGGTGAGGGCGTGGCGCCCAAGCAGCTGCCCGCCAGCTGCAAGAGCGAGGAGTAAGCCTCGACGCTGGGCCCGGCTTGGCTACACTGCCGGGCCGGGCGCCTGGCTGCGCCGCCCCTGAGCGGGGCGGGCGCGGCGGGCTCGGACTCTCTCCCCCCACACACTGAGCACCGAGCTTGTGAAGAACATCGTGATCCTGATCTCCGGGCGGGGATCGAATATGGAAGCCATCGTCCAGGCCTGTGCGGCCGAGGGCTGGCCCGCGCGCATCGCCGCCGTGATCAGCAACCGTCCGGACGCGGCGGGTCTGGCCTTCGCGGCCGCCCATGGCATTGCCACCGCCGTGGTGGACCACAAGGCCTTCGGCCCCGGCGACGCCGGCCGT is part of the Shinella sp. XGS7 genome and harbors:
- a CDS encoding M48 family metalloprotease produces the protein MNDWVYPRERTLGRITLVLGLLVWLLLIVGTFGAALLVLLLGFVVYVFAQSAFIAYIRGNGVEITAQQFPDLAADLEACCTRLQLSQRPQAYVLQGGGHLNAFATRFLGTEFVVLLSDTVDAMREHPDGLRFYIGHELGHLRMKHLRGNLLRWPVLWLPLLGAAYSRARESTCDRHGAACCATPENAARALAALSAGGERWKTLNFEAFREQLRYSRGFWMSFHELNTGYPWLTKRVARVLAPEAALPGRNGLAYVFSAFVPFAGRLGGGFGLLILVYVLGGLAAVAIPTYKDYQTKAQLSQAMTGSQPVREALAAFYAEHETTPDTLADVQQPERLADGSSLSLNSENMVLTVGTARGELIFTPKLNAQGQLFWLCEGGEGVAPKQLPASCKSEE